One region of Phragmites australis chromosome 18, lpPhrAust1.1, whole genome shotgun sequence genomic DNA includes:
- the LOC133898911 gene encoding multiprotein-bridging factor 1a-like — protein sequence MAGIGPIRQDWEPVVVRKKAPTAAAKKDEKAVNAARRSGAEIDTMKKHNAGTNKAASSGTSLNTKRLDDDTENLAHERVSSDLKKNLMQARLDKKLTQAQLAQMINEKPQVIQEYESGKAIPNQQIIGKLERALGTKLRGGKK from the exons atggcgggGATCGGGCCGATCAGGCAGGACTGGGAGCCGGTGGTGGTGCGGAAGAAGGCGCCGACTGCCGCCGCCAAGAAGGATGAGAAGGCCGTCAACGCCGCCCGGCGCTCCGGCGCCGAGATCGATACCATGAAGAAAC ACAACGCTGGGACGAACAAGGCGGCATCCAGTGGTACATCACTCAACACCAAGCGGCTCGATGATGACACCGAGAACCTTGCTC ATGAGCGTGTCTCAAGTGACCTGAAGAAAAATCTTATGCAAGCAAGGCTGGATAAGAAGCTGACCCAGGCACAGCTTGCTCAG ATGATCAATGAGAAGCCACAGGTGATCCAGGAGTATGAGTCGGGCAAGGCGATTCCCAACCAGCAAATCATTGGCAAGCTTGAGAGGGCCCTGGGAACAAAGCTGCGTGGTGGTAAAAAGTAA